TTCGGACAAGCGCCAGGAAGGACTCCCAATGAGGTAGGCGTCTGTGACACCAATCTGGTCGCGCGTCATGGGGCCGCTGGCTGAAGCGAATTCATAGGCGGCGAACTGCCGCTCGGGCGCAGTGCGCACCCAATTGTTCGGGACGCCCGTGAACGGCAGATGCCCAAAGGCGAAGCCGTTGGTCACAGCGCGGCCTGCCTGGAAATCGCCGTCGATCACGCCCCACCCGGCAACGTATCCGCCTTCCAGAATCGCTGAACCTTTTGCAACGCCCCAATTCGTCACAGACGCACCACGAATCTGCGCGCGCTCCAGCACCCTGGCAAAGTCACCAATGACAGAACCGCCACTCACAACCGCCCAATCCCGAACCTTGGCATTGTCGCGGATGACCGCTGAATTCATGACAAGCGCGTGTCCACTCACCACGCCGTTGTTAGTCACCGTTGCGGAATCGCGAACAACGGCAAAATCTTCCACGCGCGCATTGCCTCGGACCCGCGCGTTGTTGAGCACCCTCGCATTCGGCCCAATGTAGGCCGACGCATCAACCAGCGCGCCCGCCGAACGCCAGCCGCCGCCATTCGCGTGCTGGATCAAGCCGGACGTTCCGCCGTTGTTGGATTCCCGTGGCACTGCGCCAAACATCTGCAGCTCGTAATGCAGCCGCTGTTTGGATCCGTGGGAGCGATACGGATAAACGAGGTCGTCGAAGCCTGTGAATTGAACGCTGTTGGGCGTCCCCGCGACTGAGAGATATACGCGGTTTTCATTCGCCGCGAGCGTGACGCTGTTGCTGCCGGAATTCCAAAGCGGCGAATACCGTTCGGCACCGGAATCGGAAATGACGATGAACGCCGCGCGCCAGTCCGCGCCGCGTGTCGTGTCGGGAAGCCCCCGAAAGTTCACGGTGACTTCGCGCCCTGCTCCGATCCCCTGCGGCACCAAATCGTGAATCGCATAGGCGCCCTGCATCGGCGCCATTTCCATCGGAACCCGCCACCAGTTGATGTCATCCGCCCTCCGCACCAGGTCGGTCGTGATAAATCGACGCCACAGTGCCGGGTTCTGGGAGTTGAGTGCGTTGGTGATCGCCGCCTGATTTTCGTAATCAAACGTCAATTGCCTGCGAGCGAAGTATCCGATGATGTCCTTAACATTCGAGTGCGGGGTAAGGTTCTCGAGCGTCGTGTACATGTAAACGCCGGGAAGATTCTGTTTCCAGATCCTGGCCATCGTGCCGAATCCCAGGTCCGTCAACGCATCCGGATTTTCGTCGAGATACAGGAAAAAGGGCCACGACAGATAGTAGTCCCGGCCGTGCGCCACGGTCATGTGCGCGCTGTGGATGTAGTTCGCATCAATGCCGCTGTCGTTTGGAAACAGGTTCCTATAGAACGTGATCCACAATTCTCGCCCATAGTTCGCCTGGCCTTCCGACCAGGTTCCATCCACGGCCTGGCCGCCATCACGCTGATGAAACTGGAACACGTGCATGAGCTCGTGGGGTATCACCCACGAAGGCGGGTCCATCCGAAGCCCGTCAGGAGTGATATTGATGTATCCGAACTGCGTGTTTCCGTCGCCTCCGGCCCAATAACCGCTGTGCCAGGTGATCATGTTCACCTTGTATTTGCTGCCATTGCGATTGGCGGGATTCCACGATTCAGCAGGTTCGCGGTATCCAAGATGGTTCACGTACACCTGCCACGTCTCCTCCAGGTTGCGCAGTGTCCATTCAGGCATGTTCACATTCCACGACGCGTGCGATGCGACAGTCGAATCCCACAGGAATCGAAAGTGTTTCGACTCCATCGACATTACTGTCCGCCCGAATGTGTTCGCCGCGCCCGGAGCGGGACATTCCGTGCTGTAGCGTGGGAGGTAGGCGTCGCCGGTGATGTCGCCGGCACGAACGTATCCGACGGCAAACTCCTGGCCCGCCGATGCAGCATTGCCCAGGGGATCGATTCTCAAATCGCGCAATGTGGCGCGCCAGGAACGTTCAAGTCCGAGCTCAAGTCGATACACGTGCAAGGCGCCGTCCTTGGGGATGAGCGAGTTGGGAATCGTCAGCGCTCGTGTTGCATTGATGCCGGGCGCAGTCGTGACCCCGTAATAGATCTGAATATTTCCACTGAACGCCGAAGGCACCTGCAGTTGCAATTCCAGGAAGTCGTTAAATCCAAGATTCAGGTTCGGGCCGTTTGCGAAGTTCAGGCGCGACAGTTGTGGATGACTGCCGCTCGCCGCCCCGCTCAGCACGCCATTCGTCACGGTCGCGCTGGCGATCCCAGCCATGGTCCAGCCTGCCAAAGCACCATTCGTCTCCCAACTTGCAAGAATCACGAAATTGGTCAACGGCGGCGAAACGGGATCGACAACGATGTTGCTTGGCGACCCGTTGGCTGCGTTGTTCGCAACAATAAAAGTCGCTATCGCCGGAATGGCTGAGTAGGCGCGGGCATTGCCGTCACCCGAAAACGCATACGCTGCGACATGACACGTTGCGCCCGCGGGAAGGTTCGTGAGTTCGGCGTTCGTTCCCGCGCCCGAGTAGACGACATAGGCATTCGTCGCCAGCAACCGTTCGCCTGCGCCGAAGCTCGGATCACCCGCATACACAAAGCCGTCCACGGGCCGTTGCTTCAGAAGGCTGGATCCCGTCCAGATTGTCACCAGCGTTCCTGCGCTCGCTGCATCGGGATTCCATGAGATCGTCGCGTTGCGATTCGTTCCCGTGACGACATCGACGCTCGTGACGGGATTGGGAGCGACGCTGACGGAATCGATGTTCGTTGCAGTCAGGCTGAAGTCGCTGAACCTGGCTTCGCGCGCAGTGTCACTGAACGTGGCGTGGACCAATCCAACCTGCAGGGGCAAGCCTGCGAAGTCGGCGCGGCGAATGACCGTGCCGCTGATTGGCGCGGGAAAGTTGACGAGTTGCCAGGGATCGCCCGCGTTGGCGCGTTGATAGAAGTGAAAGTTGGTTCCATTCACTCGATCGATGCGAAGCCAGTAATTGTTGTTGGGAAATCCGCCCGGGTTCACCTGCGTTGTCGCGCCGTTCACCTGGTTCCGCAAGTAATTCGGGAAATTGAACTGGTCGAATCGCGTCCACGATAAGAAATCTTCACTGCCTCCCAGTGGATTGCCTCCGTCAGAAAACGCCCGCACCTGCAGGCCCGCCGTATTGAAACTGTTGTTGTCGAATGGCGTGACAACGCGGACTGAGACCGAGAAGTCACCCGGCATCACCTTGTAGAGGAAGAATCCGTCGTCATCGGCGTGCTCCCACGCAGTCCCTGTCGATTGCACCGACAACACCCCGCTGGCAGTGATGTTCGCATCGAGCTTCAACGTGGCGCCAGGACCTCCGCCGCCCACGCCCGAGTTCGAAAACTCGCCAGCGCCGAGATACACGCCATCCCAGATTGTCCCGGAAATTCCGGTGCTGAGATAATCGATGGTGGAATTGAAGTTGTCCGAAAGCGTTGCGGCTTTTGCAGCAATGGATGTCAGGCACAAAGCGAGGGCGACCTTTGCAAACGGCATGTTCATTCTGGTGTCCGAAATGGTGACCGCGGGTTCAGGTCATCATCGTCGAGCACGAGAATGTATCAGCCCATAGGGGTCATGCACGTCTGCATGCTGCAAAACCACAGCCGCTCCAGCGCCAAGGACTGCATAAGGGATAGCGACACATGGGAATCACGGATGAGATACGAATCAGTGTTCACAGCCTCCACCTTTTTCGTGTGGTTCGTGTGGTTCGTGGTTGCCTCGCCTCTTCGGATGCCGCGATGAAGGTACTTTGTTAACTGCGGTCATCGCCCTCATCTGCGGCAGACGTTGCTTGCCCACGCTGCCTTTACCCCAGCGGTCTTGCTGCCGCCACCTCCGCTCAGCTGCGGGGGTTGGACCCGCAGTTTGCTGCCTCTCAACCACTCTCGCTCTTCAGCGGTCGCTCTGCCGCTTGCTGCGTGGAACCTCCTCGCTCTCGCGCATCCCCGACCCTGCCCTCCTGCCAGTCCCCGTTCGTCGCGCTTCCCCGGTTTCTTCTATTTCCACATCTTCGCGTCGAACTTCCTCCGAGACCTGCTGTTCGTCCGTGCGCGCCTGTTTGCGCACCCGAACCTCCTCGCGCACATGTGTCTGCTTCTCCACCACCGCCTCCTCGCGTCGCAAAGGAATGTAGATTTCCTTGTCCGAAAACTCCGTTGTCGCCGCGCCTGATTCCGTGGCCGGCACGCGTTCAATCACGATTTCCTCGCGCTTGAGCTGGACCGGCTGGTTGACAGTTTCGGTGCGAACAACCTTGCGCAACCGTACTCCGCCGACTTCGACCTCGCGCTTTCCGATCTTCACATCTTCCTGCGCCAGCTTGATCGTGCGTTCGTCGCCTGCTCGTTGCTGTGTCGTGTTTTGCCCACTCGTCATCGTCCCCTGCGTCTGCGCCCGTTGCTGGGTCGCACCCGTCCGTTGGGCAGTCGCCAGGCCATAGTAGGAATAGATCGTTTGTTCGTCGTTTACCTGGATGTCGGCATCTGCATCAAACGCGGGGGCGTCCTTCACCCGATCCTTCCCATAGGGCAAGCGGATCCGCTTATCGCGCTCATTGACGTTCACTTGCTGCGCAGGCACGACATGGTTCTTGCCAAAGAACCAGCCAGTGCGGACGCCTATGAACGCGGGCTCACCCTGGTGATCGGACCAAAGACATTCCAGCGTTCCAATCTTGTCGTTGTTCTGATCG
Above is a window of Verrucomicrobiia bacterium DNA encoding:
- a CDS encoding DUF6055 domain-containing protein, whose product is MNMPFAKVALALCLTSIAAKAATLSDNFNSTIDYLSTGISGTIWDGVYLGAGEFSNSGVGGGGPGATLKLDANITASGVLSVQSTGTAWEHADDDGFFLYKVMPGDFSVSVRVVTPFDNNSFNTAGLQVRAFSDGGNPLGGSEDFLSWTRFDQFNFPNYLRNQVNGATTQVNPGGFPNNNYWLRIDRVNGTNFHFYQRANAGDPWQLVNFPAPISGTVIRRADFAGLPLQVGLVHATFSDTAREARFSDFSLTATNIDSVSVAPNPVTSVDVVTGTNRNATISWNPDAASAGTLVTIWTGSSLLKQRPVDGFVYAGDPSFGAGERLLATNAYVVYSGAGTNAELTNLPAGATCHVAAYAFSGDGNARAYSAIPAIATFIVANNAANGSPSNIVVDPVSPPLTNFVILASWETNGALAGWTMAGIASATVTNGVLSGAASGSHPQLSRLNFANGPNLNLGFNDFLELQLQVPSAFSGNIQIYYGVTTAPGINATRALTIPNSLIPKDGALHVYRLELGLERSWRATLRDLRIDPLGNAASAGQEFAVGYVRAGDITGDAYLPRYSTECPAPGAANTFGRTVMSMESKHFRFLWDSTVASHASWNVNMPEWTLRNLEETWQVYVNHLGYREPAESWNPANRNGSKYKVNMITWHSGYWAGGDGNTQFGYINITPDGLRMDPPSWVIPHELMHVFQFHQRDGGQAVDGTWSEGQANYGRELWITFYRNLFPNDSGIDANYIHSAHMTVAHGRDYYLSWPFFLYLDENPDALTDLGFGTMARIWKQNLPGVYMYTTLENLTPHSNVKDIIGYFARRQLTFDYENQAAITNALNSQNPALWRRFITTDLVRRADDINWWRVPMEMAPMQGAYAIHDLVPQGIGAGREVTVNFRGLPDTTRGADWRAAFIVISDSGAERYSPLWNSGSNSVTLAANENRVYLSVAGTPNSVQFTGFDDLVYPYRSHGSKQRLHYELQMFGAVPRESNNGGTSGLIQHANGGGWRSAGALVDASAYIGPNARVLNNARVRGNARVEDFAVVRDSATVTNNGVVSGHALVMNSAVIRDNAKVRDWAVVSGGSVIGDFARVLERAQIRGASVTNWGVAKGSAILEGGYVAGWGVIDGDFQAGRAVTNGFAFGHLPFTGVPNNWVRTAPERQFAAYEFASASGPMTRDQIGVTDAYLIGSPSWRLSESGRVGAMLFSGTNQYVVLDRSLSDLKEMTITAWVRWNGGESNQPVWHFGSAATNAMFLTPDDGSGRARFILRHSGVEHTLTAAAALVPGNWTHVVVTLSDGTTGRLFMNGVLQDEGEIPVAPDALNAPNTATATPHQYLARGADPAQPMFRGALDSIAIYSRPLAAAEIAAMVPANAAPTLSQISDATVNVGVNVVVTNLAADVNLPWQMLTFTLLAGPAGASLDSNTGVFTWRPAVAHAGTIQPVSVRVADNGTPSLAATQTFNVVINPLAAPQLTAVNWTGTSLTLRVDGDGGPDYAVQSSTNLVDWTTLFSTNSPALPLEFTDSSLSDPSRFYRVLLGP
- a CDS encoding PRC and DUF2382 domain-containing protein; this translates as MAEKNRSNQRRGDDENRDPISGAPGAHPVGTGLGAAAGGAAGGAGAAALAGAAAGTGIGGPIGTVAGAAVGAVAGGLIGKGIAERVNPTQEDAYWREQYQREPYYNKDYTYDDYQGAYRTGYEGWGLYGSQGRTYDQAEPDLRREYEKNYGKSRLSWDQARHATRAAWSRFDRDLSKYIGYDVVDQNNDKIGTLECLWSDHQGEPAFIGVRTGWFFGKNHVVPAQQVNVNERDKRIRLPYGKDRVKDAPAFDADADIQVNDEQTIYSYYGLATAQRTGATQQRAQTQGTMTSGQNTTQQRAGDERTIKLAQEDVKIGKREVEVGGVRLRKVVRTETVNQPVQLKREEIVIERVPATESGAATTEFSDKEIYIPLRREEAVVEKQTHVREEVRVRKQARTDEQQVSEEVRREDVEIEETGEARRTGTGRRAGSGMRESEEVPRSKRQSDR